TAATTTGTGGTACGGTTCTCCTTCCATCGTTATCTGTAATATTAGGGAGAATATATTAGCTACTGTTTCTCGTTATATCATTATTTTTTTTGAACTGCAAGTTTGGATCGCTGGCGGACCACTGGAGTATATCATAATTGTTGTAACATATAATTTGATTAGGTTTCCTTTGTAATTATACTCGTTGTATTCTATATATAGTTTACATAAACGTTAACTTAAAAGCATGCAAAATAATGAGTGACATAATGTCTTTAGTCGCATGGGCGGAACTAGAAGGGGTACGGGGTCTGCTGACCCTCCAACTGACTAAACTTTCTATTGATAAAGGTATTAAACGTCATCGCTTTCCTATAGTATGATTAAATTGTTGTTGATAGAGTAGTTTAAGCGAATATAAAAAACTTCTTGTATACGCGATTGTATAGTCTATGTAATAATAATCATGGTACTAACCTTTTCCAGGGGGTAGACAGTTTTGTTACATTGTCTACATTTGTCTTGGGTACCAGAGAACATAGAAGAAAGTTTGTTTGGAGCTCTTGACTGCTGCATAGATTTAATGTCTAAATATTCATTTTAATCATAATCATATGTAGAATTTGATTGGTAATTCTGTTGAAAATATAACGGAATTATGTTATATATTGACATACCGCGCTTTCTCTATCTGGTTTCGTCGCTGCAAAAATTGGATACAAAAGGGAAAATCAAGAAAACTTATACTACACATAACCCTAAAATGTGAATAACAAGCTTTTCAAAATCATACACatgcacacacacatatatagagACCAGTTAACGTACATTACAGCTTAACGTATGACcagtacgacaggtaattacgcacgttcatttcaAAATGACACACGTTATAAGCTAAAAAacccaaatcacgcatgttgaaaaacaTTAATCATTCATGTTGcgaacattaatcacgcatgttatacctataatcacgcatgttgtcgTACGTGAtatacgttaagccgtaatgtattttacactttttccatatatatatacacacacacattgtGCATGACTGATGAGTGCATGCAtggtatataatattaattaaagatCTTACAATTACAAGTTTGGAAATTCTTGCTGAAATTCCCAGATTCTTTGAAGAGTTGTTCAAAGTGAGGCTTGCAGTAAAGAACACCATCCATGGATGAGTAGCTGCTCATCTGCAATTTATTTTCATCCATCAAAAACTATAAATTTTTTTGACTTTTGAAGGTCAAACCATCGCTTTTTTAACTTTAAATTGCCATGAAAATGTTTGTTTAACCTCCAAGATTTTGTTAACACGGATTAGTAATATGAAACATACAACATCTAGGAAACTTTTTACATTACAATCCGATATCGACCCATGTCAAATTTGGACTTCGAAAACGAtaactttgaattttgaaaataaacaaTAACAAACAAGAAAATGCTGGTGATTTTAGATTGTTTGTTCATATTCTCTCCCACAAACATAAGGTAAAACGGGTGGAATCGTGACATGAAATTGCTCGAAATATTTAATTTCCATTGCAATAATAACTAGTGAAATCGATCAAAATAACGCGAAAGGAGAAAGATTTGAAGAAGATATAGGAAACAAACCGCGAGAGTGCCTTTGCAATGACTGCATTTAAAGCAAGCTTTATGATAAGTAGTCCCATCAACACTCAATAAATCAACAAAATAAACAGTCTTATCGCAAGCTTTGCATTTATCCAAAGTTCCTGTGAAAGACAttgttttttcttgtttttttttttttcttatgcaAACATATGAATATTAACCAGAGGAAAAGTACCCAACAAAACTGGGTTCTGAAATAATAAATTAAATGAAGATCAAAGGAAAAAGAatgtgttgaaaattgatttcattttaaaatttttatttttttggggcAAGGGTTTGTTGACCAGATTTAGATTGAATTAATGAAATGCTAACACCTGGTTGGTGATCCTAATTGTTTTGAGGTTAGTAACCCGTTATTTGTGGAGGAAAACAAGGGTGGCttttttttttatacaaattttgacccgttcctAAATAAAGCAAGAATAACATGTTTCATACACAATGAccaagagaaaaaaaaaagaaaaagaaaaaaattgaatCATTTAGACGGCTAAAAAGAATTTaattttctttcattttcatagatgTTTTAGTCTATAAATAAGCACGAATATGAACATGTGTCTGTTCGACTTTTCGTGTTCATTTGTTTTAACTTTAACTTAACAAATTAACGGAGGAGCACAAACACTTAAATGAACAAGGCTATAATGGtgtagtttattttatttattgtgtttgtttatgtttgttattAATGGTCGTTACATTTAATATATACCTTATTTCATGTTTTTTATAGTCGTAAATATGATTACAAAATACACTACATTGATTGGtttttatattttgattttaTATTTTGAAGAAAACAAGCTAAAACCATGGAATTGAGCTAAAACAAATGTACAATACGTAATAGTCACCCATCTTGTCAACTTAATTAATTTAAGTACAAATTAAGGATGGTGAGAACACTAGTGAAAGACAAAAAACAATTGAAGAAGATCTCAACAGAAGAAAAGGAAAATAGTTTGATAGGACTTTAAAATTGGGAGTTGGGGCTTGGAGATCGGCCAAGAAGATGTGGGCCTCCAAcgcaaataataaataaaaggaaCTAAAGGTAGTATTCGGCTGATAGGTTGGGCCTCGTTGCTGGGCTGTCCACAAACTGCCAGCGAGGGCAGTAAAGACTACAGAAATAAAAAAGAGACTTCAATACAGGCAGTTTCATGAGGGAAATTTCTAGGGAAGCAAGTAGGGTGCCCAAAAGAACcgaaaactgaaaaaaaaaaaataatcgaAAACTGAACCATACTCATAACCAGAAAAAATCATTTGGTTCGGTTTCTAACCGTATCTGAATTGTGAATTCAGTTTTCTATTTGATTATCAGTTTCACAACTATTGCTTATTCAGATAATTAAACCGAATCTAATCAAATAAATCAAATAATATTTGGTTTAATAAGATAAGCAAACCAAGTAAACCACTTAATTGGTTGAAGTCGGTTCGGTTAGATGTATTTCTAATTCGAATCGATTCAGTTTCGGGATACGaccaaaaaaaattcaaaacaaatAAACCGAATTACAAATTACGATATAATACAACTGAAGTTCGTAAATTATCGTCAGATAACAAAAAATATGTGGGTGGCGGCCCCTTCTTTGGTGACCTCCAGTGGCGTCTGGCATCTCTGCCAATGCACCTCGGTGGGTTGGGCCTTCTTTCAGCTCAAGATGTTGGGACTTATGCCTTTGTAGCGTCTAGGGCTCAGTCTT
This is a stretch of genomic DNA from Helianthus annuus cultivar XRQ/B chromosome 16, HanXRQr2.0-SUNRISE, whole genome shotgun sequence. It encodes these proteins:
- the LOC110918111 gene encoding LIM domain-containing protein PLIM2b, with the translated sequence MSFTGTLDKCKACDKTVYFVDLLSVDGTTYHKACFKCSHCKGTLAMSSYSSMDGVLYCKPHFEQLFKESGNFSKNFQTCNSTKPDRESAQSRAPNKLSSMFSGTQDKCRQCNKTVYPLEKITMEGEPYHKLCFKCAHGGCPLTHSSYAALNGILYCKHHFAQLFMEKGNYSHVLEAANKKSNTKAEEDVAPEQPPTQEEGDGDGGGGGGEGEAEDDSQPEPPPEEEKPPEEDQY